One Bifidobacterium crudilactis genomic region harbors:
- the spxB gene encoding pyruvate oxidase, giving the protein MSSTINAGDAVLKVIEEWGVPRIYGLPGGSFDSMMNALHNERKRIDFIQVRHEEAGALAAAAEAKLTGRIGVCFGSSGPGAVHLLNGLYDAREDRVPVLALVGQVPQAFMNMDFFQAMDEEPIFEDVAVFNRTATNPEGLPALIDEAIRQAYKHHGVSVITIPKDLAWTPIDWQPVASAKNFRKPLPLQPHHDLVEQAVKLIADAEAPLLYFGKGASTAHDELVEMSEKFKMPMVSTHPSKGVVEDTHPAFLGSSGRVATKPASEASQAADVIVWVGNDNPFASKLVGPQARIIQIDNDSEKLGKRLQDRMAVAIQADAKLTLREMIDAGEELPGTAFYRACLANKRNWEEWIASFNDDDRVPLRPEPIFDIINAQTDPDDIFMIDVGNININFARLSHLQPSNKWATSGKHATMGFAVPAALAAKLEYPDSTVYSLSGDGGFAMLSEEILAQVKYRTPVVNVVFSNQTLGFIEAEQRDDSHQPLSGVDLIDTDWAKVGEGYGALGFTVRTREEAKVAFAEAKAADRPSVIDVKLTGEMPFTTMYMHLSEHDDPEAVREFKEHYEAQPLKALDYWLEQEQA; this is encoded by the coding sequence ATGTCCTCAACAATCAATGCCGGAGATGCGGTGCTCAAGGTCATCGAGGAATGGGGTGTTCCACGAATCTACGGATTGCCGGGTGGTTCATTCGACTCGATGATGAACGCTCTGCACAATGAGCGTAAACGTATCGATTTCATCCAGGTTCGGCACGAAGAGGCGGGTGCGTTAGCTGCTGCCGCCGAAGCGAAGCTTACCGGACGCATCGGCGTCTGCTTCGGCTCATCGGGGCCAGGTGCCGTCCATCTGCTCAACGGTCTCTATGATGCCCGAGAGGACCGTGTTCCGGTGCTCGCCCTCGTTGGCCAGGTGCCTCAGGCCTTCATGAACATGGACTTCTTCCAGGCCATGGACGAGGAGCCCATATTCGAGGACGTCGCAGTCTTTAACCGTACCGCGACCAATCCCGAAGGACTGCCTGCGCTCATCGATGAAGCCATACGTCAGGCGTACAAGCATCATGGTGTTTCGGTCATCACGATTCCGAAGGATCTGGCCTGGACGCCGATTGATTGGCAGCCCGTCGCATCTGCGAAGAATTTCCGCAAGCCGCTGCCGCTGCAACCGCATCATGACCTGGTCGAGCAGGCCGTGAAGCTGATTGCCGACGCCGAGGCTCCGCTCTTGTATTTCGGCAAGGGAGCCAGCACCGCACACGACGAACTGGTCGAAATGTCAGAGAAATTCAAGATGCCGATGGTGTCCACTCATCCGAGCAAGGGCGTGGTGGAAGATACCCATCCTGCATTCCTCGGGTCGTCGGGCAGGGTCGCCACCAAGCCTGCCAGCGAGGCCAGCCAGGCAGCCGATGTGATCGTCTGGGTCGGCAACGACAATCCCTTCGCATCCAAACTGGTAGGACCACAGGCTCGCATCATCCAAATCGACAATGATTCCGAGAAGCTCGGCAAGCGCCTTCAGGACCGCATGGCCGTGGCGATTCAGGCCGACGCCAAGCTCACCTTGCGTGAGATGATCGACGCAGGCGAGGAGCTGCCGGGAACGGCGTTCTACAGAGCCTGCCTGGCGAACAAGCGCAATTGGGAGGAATGGATTGCCTCCTTCAACGACGATGATCGTGTTCCTCTTCGTCCTGAACCGATTTTCGACATTATCAACGCCCAGACCGATCCGGATGACATCTTCATGATTGATGTCGGCAACATCAACATCAATTTCGCCAGGCTTTCGCATCTGCAGCCCAGCAACAAGTGGGCTACATCCGGCAAGCATGCGACGATGGGATTCGCCGTCCCCGCGGCACTTGCGGCAAAGCTCGAATACCCGGATTCGACGGTCTACAGCCTGAGCGGCGACGGTGGCTTTGCCATGCTTTCCGAGGAGATTCTCGCCCAGGTCAAATACCGTACCCCAGTCGTCAACGTCGTCTTCTCGAACCAGACGCTTGGCTTCATCGAGGCCGAACAGCGCGACGATTCGCATCAGCCGCTTTCGGGAGTCGATCTGATCGACACGGATTGGGCGAAGGTGGGCGAAGGATATGGTGCTCTTGGCTTCACGGTGCGTACCAGGGAAGAGGCCAAAGTCGCCTTCGCCGAGGCCAAGGCGGCCGACAGGCCTTCGGTCATCGATGTGAAGCTCACGGGCGAGATGCCCTTCACCACGATGTACATGCATCTGTCGGAGCATGACGATCCTGAAGCGGTGAGGGAGTTCAAGGAGCATTACGAGGCGCAGCCTTTGAAGGCGCTGGACTATTGGTTGGAGCAGGAGCAAGCCTGA
- a CDS encoding TetR/AcrR family transcriptional regulator → MASTGEHMGKSNTVEDLFAQALDSSELSTKQKAVLQASLTLFSRQGFDRTTTQEIAELAQVSQGTVYKRFATKHDILEALIEPFIDDIIPRLAVDFSETVSARHLPDFGDYLSFVVRDRLELVVTNRKLVRILFAGIFNNQHEATALLDKVSQAVEGVEARFTVIFSHYQREGQLVKWPVRQIVRYTAAAIISHALPVVLMGDDDEAAAQPLNLDLATEQIVDFLRHGLSPATA, encoded by the coding sequence GTGGCATCAACGGGAGAGCATATGGGCAAGAGCAATACGGTGGAGGATCTGTTCGCACAGGCCCTGGATTCCTCGGAGCTCTCAACGAAGCAGAAGGCCGTGCTGCAGGCCAGCCTGACACTGTTCTCCCGGCAAGGTTTTGACCGGACCACCACGCAGGAAATCGCGGAATTGGCACAGGTTTCCCAAGGCACCGTATACAAGCGATTCGCCACCAAGCACGATATCCTCGAAGCGCTCATCGAACCCTTCATCGACGACATCATCCCGCGACTGGCAGTGGATTTTTCCGAAACGGTAAGCGCCCGGCATCTTCCCGATTTCGGCGATTATCTGAGCTTCGTGGTGCGGGACCGTCTCGAGCTGGTCGTCACGAACCGGAAGCTCGTCCGCATCCTGTTCGCCGGGATATTCAACAATCAGCATGAGGCCACGGCCTTGCTCGACAAGGTCTCCCAAGCCGTCGAGGGAGTCGAGGCACGGTTTACCGTAATCTTCTCCCACTATCAGCGTGAGGGTCAACTGGTGAAGTGGCCGGTGCGCCAAATCGTCAGATACACGGCCGCCGCCATCATCAGTCACGCCCTGCCAGTGGTACTGATGGGCGACGACGACGAAGCTGCCGCCCAGCCCCTGAATCTGGACCTCGCCACCGAACAAATCGTGGACTTCCTGCGGCACGGCCTCTCCCCGGCTACCGCTTAG
- a CDS encoding ABC transporter permease has translation MRTIAMIRRVLTELLRDRRTLALMFAAPLLILTLMYFLFQGANNINADIAVQSVDADLVSAMKIDGLHIHEVSGTAADDDTEAHARKVIRDNDYAGFLSQSDDSLTLTLAGADQSQSGLILQSLTTAQTKLSAKAASATIASQAAALKQLQSTVAELTTQLQAIQAASPGAAASQAQSSAGTDAQAPSIQQSTGAAPSSVTVKYLYGSEDSTFFDTLVPIMMGFVIFFFVFLISGIGLLHERTTGTLNRLLATPIRKREIIFGYLVGYGIVAIVQTAVVVGYTLVVFKTQILGSLWNVVLLNLMIAGAALTLGLLVSSFAATEFQMMQFIPIIVIPQIFFSGIIPVESMPGWLQAVAHAMPLYWGSRGMSDVVVKGASLAQIAPNLGMLLAFILVFLGLNLVVMRKYRRV, from the coding sequence ATGCGCACCATAGCAATGATTAGACGAGTATTGACGGAGCTTCTGCGAGACAGACGGACATTGGCGTTGATGTTCGCCGCTCCCCTGCTGATTCTGACGCTGATGTATTTTCTGTTCCAGGGAGCCAACAACATCAACGCCGATATCGCCGTGCAATCGGTCGATGCCGACCTCGTGTCCGCCATGAAGATTGATGGCCTGCATATCCACGAGGTCAGCGGTACCGCAGCGGACGACGACACCGAAGCACATGCCCGAAAGGTCATACGCGACAACGACTACGCCGGTTTCCTCAGCCAGAGTGACGATTCCCTGACTCTGACGCTCGCCGGGGCCGACCAATCGCAAAGCGGCTTGATTCTGCAAAGCCTCACAACCGCACAGACCAAGCTCTCCGCCAAAGCCGCCTCGGCCACCATCGCCTCGCAAGCAGCAGCACTCAAACAGCTGCAAAGCACCGTCGCGGAGCTGACCACACAGCTGCAAGCCATCCAAGCGGCAAGTCCCGGTGCTGCGGCAAGCCAAGCGCAATCCTCGGCAGGCACGGATGCCCAAGCACCTTCAATCCAGCAGAGTACAGGGGCGGCACCATCCTCGGTCACCGTGAAGTACTTGTACGGCAGCGAGGATTCCACATTCTTCGACACTCTGGTGCCTATCATGATGGGATTCGTCATCTTCTTCTTCGTGTTCCTCATCTCAGGCATCGGCCTGCTGCACGAACGCACCACCGGCACACTGAACCGACTGCTCGCCACACCGATTCGCAAGCGCGAGATCATCTTCGGCTACCTCGTAGGCTACGGCATCGTGGCCATCGTGCAGACCGCCGTCGTGGTCGGCTACACCCTCGTGGTATTCAAGACGCAGATACTCGGGAGCCTGTGGAATGTGGTGCTGCTGAACCTCATGATCGCGGGCGCAGCACTCACCCTCGGCCTACTGGTATCTTCCTTTGCGGCAACGGAATTCCAGATGATGCAGTTCATCCCCATCATCGTCATCCCGCAGATATTCTTCTCCGGAATCATCCCCGTGGAGTCGATGCCCGGATGGTTGCAGGCGGTCGCCCACGCGATGCCCTTGTACTGGGGCTCACGCGGTATGAGCGACGTGGTGGTGAAAGGTGCCAGTCTGGCGCAGATTGCACCAAATCTTGGTATGCTCCTAGCATTTATCCTGGTGTTTCTGGGATTGAACCTTGTGGTCATGCGCAAATACCGTCGGGTCTGA
- a CDS encoding ABC transporter ATP-binding protein: MMENGTKAPDHESVSIAVSRLVQGYGKTVVLRGIDVEVRRGEILALIGPSGSGKTTLISTIMGMMPPKSGSVSVLGTTMPNRKELGNIGFMAQTDALYMNLSGMENLRFFASLQHVDKRHFADAARRAARVVHLEDALDRRVANYSGGMKRRLSMAIALISDPPVLILDEPTVGIDPELRRELWSELHRIADQGRTIILTTHVMADAAEADTLMMIRQGEAIAVGSPEHVKDHFHVTSIMDAFVQAGKDQDAHHSND; this comes from the coding sequence ATGATGGAAAACGGTACCAAGGCACCGGACCATGAATCGGTGTCGATTGCAGTATCCCGGTTGGTGCAGGGATACGGGAAAACGGTGGTACTCCGTGGCATCGATGTCGAGGTACGACGCGGGGAGATACTGGCTCTCATCGGCCCCAGCGGCTCCGGCAAAACGACCCTGATCAGCACCATCATGGGCATGATGCCGCCCAAATCCGGTTCGGTGAGCGTACTCGGCACGACGATGCCCAACCGAAAGGAACTCGGCAACATCGGCTTTATGGCGCAGACCGACGCCCTGTACATGAATCTCAGCGGCATGGAGAATCTCAGATTCTTCGCCTCCCTTCAACACGTCGACAAACGTCATTTCGCCGACGCGGCCAGGCGCGCCGCCCGTGTCGTCCACCTCGAGGACGCGCTGGACCGCAGGGTGGCGAATTACTCAGGAGGTATGAAACGGCGTCTCTCGATGGCAATCGCCCTCATCAGCGACCCTCCGGTGCTCATCCTGGACGAGCCGACCGTCGGCATCGACCCTGAGCTGCGCCGCGAACTCTGGAGCGAGCTGCACCGCATCGCCGACCAGGGACGCACCATCATCCTCACCACCCACGTGATGGCGGATGCGGCGGAGGCGGACACCCTGATGATGATTCGTCAGGGCGAGGCAATAGCCGTAGGCTCCCCGGAACACGTTAAAGACCATTTTCACGTGACGAGCATCATGGATGCCTTCGTACAAGCGGGAAAGGACCAAGATGCGCACCATAGCAATGATTAG
- a CDS encoding phosphotransferase enzyme family protein encodes MSEVLRVLDEPEQSVSLNAFSNLSKGDPAPFWLFRGVCACWGLDNATTTLDLITVSENATFVLRIDGKDEGVVRVSQPGYVGGPEAVASEILWLNSLHDVEGVNLINPVPTIRGTFVGTVRDGNGVGWTVISTKFVTGTVLEDMENPAPYYTTIGAWAAKFHQHSRSWDAPRGFKRFNWDISDMVGPSPRWGRWENASLSNEERAVCEQALWKAMDVVMKTPRTQQTWGLIHADLRPSNIIRDADGKLTIIDFDDAGYSWYLYDYASSLSFIEHMPYAPELARSWVKGYEQVAGAFSEDQLEVMSALSMIRRLQMLGWTTNHREDALPEELATTQASGSVLCAQRYLEDSRWLLN; translated from the coding sequence ATGTCAGAAGTTCTGCGCGTGCTTGATGAGCCGGAGCAGTCCGTCAGTCTCAATGCCTTCAGCAATCTCAGCAAGGGGGATCCTGCGCCCTTCTGGCTCTTCAGAGGAGTCTGCGCGTGCTGGGGTCTCGACAACGCCACCACCACGCTTGACCTGATCACCGTCTCCGAGAACGCCACCTTCGTACTGCGCATCGACGGCAAGGACGAGGGCGTGGTAAGGGTGTCACAGCCCGGATACGTCGGCGGGCCCGAAGCCGTGGCCTCCGAGATCCTCTGGTTGAACTCTCTCCACGATGTCGAAGGGGTTAATCTCATCAACCCCGTGCCGACCATTCGTGGGACCTTCGTGGGCACGGTGAGAGACGGCAACGGAGTCGGGTGGACGGTGATTTCCACCAAGTTCGTCACGGGAACGGTGCTTGAGGATATGGAGAATCCGGCTCCGTACTACACCACCATCGGAGCCTGGGCAGCAAAGTTCCACCAGCATTCCCGTTCTTGGGATGCACCGCGTGGCTTCAAACGGTTCAACTGGGATATCTCCGACATGGTCGGCCCTTCTCCGCGCTGGGGACGCTGGGAGAACGCCTCTCTCAGCAACGAGGAACGGGCGGTCTGCGAGCAGGCCTTGTGGAAGGCGATGGATGTGGTGATGAAAACGCCACGGACCCAGCAGACATGGGGGCTCATCCACGCCGACCTGCGCCCCTCGAACATCATCAGGGATGCCGACGGCAAGCTCACCATCATCGACTTCGACGATGCCGGATACAGCTGGTATCTCTACGATTACGCCTCCTCGCTGAGCTTCATCGAACACATGCCGTATGCGCCGGAACTTGCCCGCTCCTGGGTCAAAGGCTACGAGCAGGTCGCCGGGGCATTCAGCGAGGACCAGCTTGAGGTGATGTCGGCGCTGTCGATGATTCGCCGACTGCAAATGCTCGGCTGGACGACGAACCACCGTGAGGATGCTCTTCCCGAAGAACTCGCCACCACACAGGCCAGCGGCTCCGTGCTCTGCGCACAGCGGTATCTGGAGGATTCGCGATGGCTTCTCAACTGA
- a CDS encoding amino acid permease, whose product MSTTTTQETSKGLGGVTYVTTDEEYFKKRQLKRTTGAFGLWAIGISAVISGDFSGWNGGIAQAGWGGMLIAAAVVYTMYVLMLNAISEMASAMPHTGGAYSFARAAMGPWGGFFTGLAETIEYVMTAAVVVYFSSAYADAIVSDLTGYSLDAHGLMWVWWLALYVIFVAINWAGAETSFRFAQIVSIAALAIVAIFGIGAIVAGKVDFGSLLNIAPSAGNTPFLPFGIGAVFYAMPFAMWLFLGIEQLPLAAEEVREPERNIPKSSRLCIFTLGLSALIIVFLNPAVVGSKALAASDEPLLDGYRAILPGNLAAVLSAFALIGLLASVQGIMFAYGRNLYSLSRAGYYPAFLSLTGKKKTPYWGLIVGAVFGFAALFIVAYGGQGAGSVVLNIAVWGAVLAYLLQMISYVILRKRMPDIERPFVSRFGVPGAVIAGLVSLVIFIAVLLNPDYRLAVYVMVVIYVLALIFFAAYGRKHLVLSPEEEFAASGGKAIYKTEE is encoded by the coding sequence ATGTCGACAACGACGACTCAGGAAACCAGCAAAGGTCTGGGTGGCGTCACCTACGTGACCACGGACGAAGAATATTTCAAAAAACGGCAGTTGAAGCGCACCACAGGTGCTTTCGGACTATGGGCCATCGGCATCTCGGCCGTCATCTCCGGCGATTTCTCCGGCTGGAACGGCGGCATCGCCCAAGCGGGTTGGGGTGGCATGCTCATCGCCGCAGCGGTGGTGTACACGATGTATGTGCTGATGTTGAACGCCATCAGCGAGATGGCCTCGGCCATGCCGCACACCGGCGGCGCCTACTCCTTCGCCCGTGCGGCCATGGGACCCTGGGGCGGGTTCTTCACCGGTCTGGCCGAAACCATCGAATACGTGATGACCGCCGCCGTGGTGGTCTACTTCTCATCGGCCTATGCGGATGCCATCGTCTCCGACCTCACCGGATATTCCTTGGACGCCCACGGGCTGATGTGGGTGTGGTGGCTGGCCCTGTACGTGATTTTCGTCGCGATCAACTGGGCAGGTGCGGAAACCTCGTTCAGATTCGCGCAGATTGTCTCCATCGCCGCCTTGGCCATTGTGGCTATCTTCGGCATAGGTGCCATCGTCGCAGGCAAAGTCGACTTCGGCAGTCTGCTGAATATTGCACCGAGTGCCGGAAACACGCCATTCCTGCCCTTCGGCATCGGTGCGGTGTTCTATGCGATGCCATTCGCGATGTGGCTGTTCCTCGGCATCGAGCAGCTCCCGTTGGCCGCCGAGGAGGTTCGTGAACCGGAACGCAACATCCCGAAGTCCTCACGTCTGTGCATCTTCACTCTCGGTCTCTCCGCGCTGATTATCGTATTCCTCAACCCGGCCGTGGTCGGTTCCAAGGCGCTCGCGGCATCCGACGAACCATTGCTTGACGGGTATCGGGCCATTCTGCCCGGGAATCTCGCCGCGGTGCTCTCTGCCTTCGCGCTCATCGGTCTGCTGGCCTCGGTGCAGGGCATCATGTTCGCATACGGCCGCAACCTGTATTCGCTTTCACGCGCCGGCTATTACCCGGCGTTCCTGTCGCTGACCGGCAAGAAGAAGACGCCGTACTGGGGCCTGATCGTCGGCGCCGTCTTCGGATTCGCCGCACTGTTCATCGTGGCTTACGGTGGGCAGGGCGCAGGTTCGGTGGTGCTCAACATCGCGGTGTGGGGAGCGGTGCTCGCATACCTGCTGCAGATGATCTCCTATGTCATTCTCCGCAAGCGCATGCCGGATATCGAACGACCCTTCGTGAGCCGATTCGGTGTGCCCGGCGCCGTGATTGCAGGTCTGGTATCGCTGGTGATTTTCATAGCCGTGCTGCTGAACCCCGATTATCGGCTGGCCGTGTATGTGATGGTCGTCATCTATGTGCTTGCCCTGATATTCTTCGCGGCATATGGACGCAAGCATCTCGTGCTCTCACCGGAGGAGGAGTTCGCCGCTTCGGGTGGGAAGGCCATCTACAAAACCGAAGAGTAG
- a CDS encoding aspartate aminotransferase family protein yields the protein MAVRSTIMDTNSFRPGMEEGLDPETRKMAHEREVLGPAYRLFYRKPVHLVRGKGSHLWDADGVEYLDVYNNVASVGHCHPRVVEAITRQASMLNTHTRYLHENVLGYAEDILSTMPDEVNRIMFQCTGSEANDLAIRVAQTYTGGEGVIVTHEAYHGNSALTSKLSPALGTAQTLGLTMRMIPTPDTYRVDIDGKTAGECSAEVFGAWMAEELRKQVEDMRRHGIPFAAFLADSIFSSDGVYPGPVGYLKPVIDMVHKLGGVFIADEVQPGFTRTGDAFWGFQRHGVVPDLVTSGKPMANGLPTSLMAARAEVLEPFAGSIPYFNTFGGNPVCMAASQATLDVMRDEDTMGNAKKVGGIFMQALRGFQAEHPCIGDLRGTGLYIACEIVKPATKEADQQTALDILETLRDNHVLTSVCGRYGNILKLRPPLVFSEADVDWFSDAFGKTLKQLGL from the coding sequence ATGGCAGTTCGCTCGACGATTATGGATACGAATAGCTTCCGACCCGGCATGGAAGAGGGCCTCGACCCCGAGACGCGAAAAATGGCGCATGAGCGTGAGGTTCTGGGACCGGCGTATCGCCTGTTCTACCGTAAACCGGTGCATCTGGTTCGGGGCAAAGGCAGCCATCTCTGGGATGCCGACGGCGTCGAATACCTCGATGTCTACAACAACGTCGCTTCCGTAGGGCATTGTCATCCCCGAGTCGTCGAAGCCATCACGCGTCAGGCTTCGATGCTCAACACCCATACCCGCTATCTGCACGAGAACGTGCTCGGATACGCCGAGGACATCCTTTCGACGATGCCCGACGAAGTCAACCGCATCATGTTCCAGTGCACCGGTTCGGAAGCCAATGACCTGGCGATTCGTGTGGCGCAGACCTACACCGGCGGTGAGGGTGTTATCGTCACGCACGAGGCGTATCACGGCAATTCGGCACTGACGTCCAAACTGTCGCCTGCGCTGGGAACAGCTCAGACGCTCGGATTGACCATGCGCATGATTCCCACTCCCGACACCTACCGTGTCGATATCGACGGCAAAACCGCAGGGGAGTGCTCCGCAGAGGTGTTCGGCGCGTGGATGGCCGAGGAGCTGAGGAAGCAGGTCGAGGATATGCGTCGACACGGCATTCCCTTCGCGGCATTCCTCGCGGACTCGATATTCTCCTCGGACGGTGTGTACCCGGGGCCTGTCGGCTATCTCAAACCGGTGATCGACATGGTGCACAAACTCGGCGGGGTGTTCATCGCCGACGAGGTGCAACCGGGCTTCACCCGTACAGGGGATGCCTTCTGGGGTTTCCAACGCCATGGTGTAGTGCCCGATCTGGTGACCTCGGGCAAGCCCATGGCCAATGGTCTGCCGACCTCGCTGATGGCCGCCCGGGCCGAAGTGCTGGAACCCTTCGCCGGGTCGATTCCCTATTTCAACACCTTCGGAGGGAATCCCGTCTGCATGGCGGCATCTCAGGCGACGCTCGACGTGATGCGCGACGAGGACACCATGGGCAATGCCAAGAAGGTCGGCGGCATCTTCATGCAGGCTCTGCGTGGATTCCAGGCGGAACACCCCTGCATCGGGGACTTGCGCGGAACCGGCCTGTACATCGCCTGCGAAATCGTCAAACCCGCCACCAAGGAAGCCGATCAGCAGACCGCGCTGGATATTCTCGAAACGCTGCGCGACAATCACGTGCTCACCTCGGTGTGCGGACGATACGGCAACATCCTGAAGCTGCGCCCGCCGCTGGTGTTCAGCGAAGCCGACGTGGATTGGTTCTCCGACGCTTTCGGCAAGACCCTCAAGCAATTGGGGCTGTAG
- a CDS encoding GntR family transcriptional regulator → MSASASAPNPESATASRGQVARANRSDTIRLLRTVIQERELLPGERLGSERQIASQLGVTRADLRIALAALESSHEVLRRIGRGGGIIVSDSRLERNINTVESLPIIARRQGRILKSDVVSAMIAPATCSDVRLLGLDRVASGAVRNIFDITRVRYVDGTPLSLEISHLPADLFPGFLTKDLTTSFYARFADEYGIHPAVVDETLESIIPSKRQAELLRVDEGTPLMRIRRVARTQEGRPFERATDVYVASRMRFTMHHSGYVRLSATVPQEPKQG, encoded by the coding sequence ATGTCAGCATCGGCATCTGCTCCGAACCCGGAATCCGCAACTGCTTCGCGAGGGCAGGTGGCGCGCGCCAACCGCTCCGACACCATACGACTGCTGAGAACGGTGATTCAGGAGCGTGAACTCCTGCCAGGCGAGCGTCTGGGCTCCGAGCGTCAGATCGCATCCCAACTGGGCGTCACGCGAGCGGATCTGAGAATCGCGCTCGCGGCTTTGGAATCAAGTCATGAGGTGCTTCGACGAATCGGCAGGGGTGGGGGCATCATCGTTTCGGACAGCCGGTTGGAACGCAATATCAACACGGTCGAGTCCTTGCCGATTATCGCCCGCAGACAGGGGCGAATCCTCAAATCCGATGTGGTCTCCGCGATGATAGCCCCTGCAACGTGCTCCGACGTCAGATTGTTGGGACTTGATAGAGTCGCTTCCGGTGCCGTACGCAACATCTTCGACATCACCCGTGTGCGGTATGTGGATGGAACCCCGTTGTCCTTGGAAATCAGCCATCTGCCCGCAGACCTGTTCCCGGGCTTCCTGACGAAGGACCTCACCACTTCCTTCTATGCCCGATTCGCCGACGAGTACGGAATTCATCCTGCCGTGGTGGATGAGACCTTGGAGTCCATCATCCCCAGCAAACGGCAGGCCGAACTGCTGCGAGTGGATGAGGGCACGCCCCTGATGCGTATTCGCAGAGTCGCACGCACGCAGGAAGGCAGACCCTTCGAAAGGGCGACCGATGTCTATGTGGCATCTCGGATGCGCTTCACGATGCACCATTCCGGCTATGTGCGGCTGTCCGCCACCGTTCCGCAAGAGCCGAAGCAAGGCTGA
- a CDS encoding HAD family hydrolase, with product MRNVIFDFCGVLLDWRPRLTLEGQYPQGVIDMFFDTADPRGFDYYDRKSDEGWSQERILKEYEESHGPAVAWVFRTYFEHFEKSLYGMMPGMPELMRELEARGVQLWGLTNFTAEYVDAVRAKFPEFGLLRDVVVSAEVSLAKPDARIYEFAARRFGVETDTCIFVDDTPENVDGARTAGMQAIHFTDAETLRTQLLSALE from the coding sequence ATGCGCAATGTGATATTCGACTTCTGCGGGGTCCTCCTGGATTGGCGGCCTCGACTCACGCTCGAAGGCCAATATCCCCAAGGGGTGATTGACATGTTCTTCGATACGGCTGACCCGCGTGGCTTCGACTATTATGACCGCAAGTCGGACGAAGGATGGAGTCAGGAACGCATACTCAAGGAATACGAGGAATCTCACGGTCCTGCGGTGGCATGGGTGTTTCGTACCTACTTCGAGCATTTCGAGAAGTCCCTGTACGGCATGATGCCCGGGATGCCGGAGCTGATGCGTGAACTCGAGGCCCGAGGGGTGCAGCTGTGGGGTCTCACCAACTTCACCGCAGAATACGTCGATGCCGTTCGTGCGAAGTTCCCTGAATTCGGACTCTTGCGGGATGTGGTGGTCTCGGCGGAAGTATCGCTGGCCAAGCCTGATGCGCGAATATATGAGTTCGCCGCCAGGCGTTTCGGCGTCGAAACCGACACCTGCATCTTCGTGGACGATACTCCGGAAAACGTCGATGGAGCACGTACAGCCGGCATGCAGGCCATCCACTTCACCGATGCCGAAACCCTCCGTACCCAGCTGCTGTCTGCCCTGGAATAG
- a CDS encoding YesL family protein: MSKLFDQENPVFKTMSVVFSLIHLNLLTLVCSLPIFTAGAAFTAMHRVLWRLVRHEETYITKEFLDAFRRNFKQASVLWLCALLSFVVLGVDIWVVRVSSSGVQHAAVSMLVIVTGVVCAFFQYSFILLSRYEYSLPMIVRNAALLMLGYFPRTLGMLLVLACFGGVYAIVGVQAIPLVLLSGVALPQYLCALLYEPILKKLG; encoded by the coding sequence ATGTCGAAACTGTTTGATCAGGAGAATCCTGTATTCAAGACCATGAGTGTGGTGTTCAGTCTGATTCACCTGAATCTGCTCACTTTGGTATGTTCCCTGCCTATTTTCACCGCAGGGGCGGCGTTTACCGCAATGCACCGCGTGCTGTGGAGGTTGGTGCGCCATGAGGAAACATATATCACGAAAGAGTTCCTCGATGCGTTTCGGAGGAACTTCAAGCAGGCCTCCGTGCTGTGGTTGTGCGCACTGCTGTCCTTCGTGGTTTTGGGCGTGGATATATGGGTTGTACGGGTGTCCTCTTCCGGTGTCCAGCATGCAGCAGTGTCTATGCTGGTGATTGTTACAGGCGTGGTATGCGCATTTTTCCAGTATTCGTTTATTCTGCTGTCTCGCTACGAGTATTCCTTACCGATGATCGTGAGGAACGCCGCTTTGCTGATGCTTGGGTATTTTCCAAGAACCTTGGGTATGCTTCTTGTCCTTGCTTGCTTCGGTGGAGTGTACGCGATCGTGGGCGTTCAGGCGATTCCCCTGGTGCTCTTGTCGGGTGTTGCGCTGCCGCAATATCTCTGTGCGTTGCTCTATGAACCGATTCTCAAGAAGCTTGGCTAA